One Myxococcus guangdongensis DNA segment encodes these proteins:
- a CDS encoding rhamnosyltransferase WsaF family glycosyltransferase has protein sequence MKTVLEKLAGDSQAPDAAPGAGELARMVAVVRSLLEARRPCLPESCEDVTALEGALRLLTEQLHRARPDGAHALSPLQEASRLAVPHEFAVPDSHRATLGRVVTATKRAFIEGLHPFHVESLRPQADFNKAVVRVLEYLTVHRALGLREDVSAWARAQLEPKADPTRWRVARSHRGGALGSVVEAAKRSYLSAAGPVLEGLLKGQSAWNTAMVEAVVAAASPTPPDEATGARWVAGLVEHNDPLRPEALPRPLRAGAPLWTELLRRQTRFNEQAVLALAGVLGTRTPAPRPPELGDYEGWCAGREPADLEAAREALGSLSSRTRVTLVTPVYNTPEAFFRECADSVRAQLYTEWEWVLVDDASTAPHVAGMLREAAAGDARIRVVTLAQNGGIARATNAGLAVATGDWVGFLDHDDTLAPHALARMVLAAEAEPSLDVLYSDEDRLDSAGRRTAPFFKPDWSPDLLRSVNYVCHFLFARRRLIEAVGGVREGFDGSQDFDLMLRLSEAARGIGHVPQVLYHWRANPASFSSQAAGLAKATDAGERALREHLERKGESAEVSSPAPTQYRVRYPVKGTPKVSIIVPFKDRPDLLELLVPGLLSRTTYPHFEVLLVSNNSTKPETFALLERLTDPRLVKLTWDFPFNYPAINNWAAKQATGELLLFLNNDMEVVDPGWLTELVSQAQRPEVGAVGCKLLFPEGTVQHAGAVVGITGMAGHPFWRLPDGPISTPFGHTEWTRNWLSVTSACVIFRRDVFEGLGGFDERFQVCGSDVDIGLRLNQRGLRVVYTPHARLIHHESASRRADAVPESDYWWSYVSYRPWLGERGDPFYNPNLSLLGTDCSLRRHPETGETLALRTLTHDVPSAQDPAMEARARAQRHLVEHLGELDFTPEQAAASRDSARAALTALRARGKVRTATWFIPAFGHVYAGIHTLFRFADLMHRRHGVRSDFVVYDKPGASPGDFEARAASVFPGAAGAFRVLAGASALAELPECDLAIATYWTSAYQVLRHPRAAVRAYFVQDYEPMFFAAGTQSALAEQTYQLGLQGIFNTPGLRDTVKALHGMDGFAFEPAVDAALFHDRRPARKGPVRVFFYGRPGNERNGFELGLAALARLKRELGPAVDIITAGAEWHPESYGVRGLVTNLGVLPAERTAALYRECDVGLCFMFTRHPSYLPLEMMACGVTVVTNDNPANHWLLEDGENCLLSAPTVSCVLARLRAAVTDASLRARIGARAAQRVRRTSWEEQVDLLLEYLLAPDVGSARAAVK, from the coding sequence GTGAAGACAGTGCTGGAGAAGCTCGCCGGTGATTCACAGGCGCCCGACGCGGCGCCGGGCGCCGGGGAGCTGGCGCGGATGGTGGCCGTGGTGCGCTCGCTGTTGGAGGCGCGCCGCCCGTGTCTGCCCGAGTCCTGCGAGGACGTGACGGCGCTGGAGGGCGCGCTGCGGCTGCTCACCGAGCAGCTCCACCGGGCGCGGCCGGACGGGGCGCACGCGCTGTCCCCGCTGCAGGAGGCCTCGCGGCTGGCGGTGCCCCACGAGTTCGCGGTGCCGGACTCGCACCGCGCCACGCTGGGCCGCGTGGTGACGGCGACGAAGCGCGCCTTCATCGAGGGCCTGCACCCGTTCCATGTCGAGTCGCTGCGTCCCCAGGCCGACTTCAACAAGGCCGTGGTGCGCGTGCTGGAGTACCTCACGGTGCACCGCGCGCTGGGCCTGCGCGAGGACGTGTCGGCCTGGGCCCGCGCGCAGCTGGAGCCCAAGGCGGACCCGACGCGCTGGCGGGTGGCGCGCTCCCACCGGGGCGGCGCGCTGGGCTCGGTGGTGGAGGCCGCCAAGCGCTCGTACCTGTCCGCCGCGGGGCCCGTGCTGGAGGGGCTCCTCAAGGGACAGTCCGCCTGGAACACGGCCATGGTGGAGGCCGTCGTCGCGGCGGCCAGTCCCACGCCGCCCGACGAGGCCACGGGGGCCCGGTGGGTGGCGGGGCTCGTCGAGCACAATGATCCACTGAGGCCCGAGGCCCTGCCGCGCCCGTTGCGCGCGGGGGCCCCGCTGTGGACGGAGCTGTTGCGTCGGCAGACGCGCTTCAACGAGCAGGCGGTGCTGGCGCTGGCGGGCGTGCTGGGCACGCGCACTCCGGCGCCCCGTCCTCCGGAGCTGGGCGACTACGAGGGCTGGTGCGCGGGCCGGGAGCCGGCGGACCTCGAGGCCGCGCGCGAGGCGCTCGGCTCGCTGTCCTCGCGGACCCGGGTGACGCTCGTCACGCCGGTCTACAACACGCCCGAGGCCTTCTTCCGCGAGTGCGCGGACAGCGTGCGGGCCCAGCTCTACACGGAATGGGAGTGGGTGCTCGTCGACGACGCCAGCACCGCGCCGCACGTCGCGGGGATGCTGCGCGAGGCGGCGGCCGGGGACGCGCGCATCCGCGTGGTGACGCTGGCGCAGAACGGCGGCATCGCGCGGGCGACGAACGCGGGCCTGGCGGTGGCGACGGGCGACTGGGTGGGCTTCCTGGACCACGACGACACGCTGGCGCCGCACGCGCTGGCGCGGATGGTGCTCGCGGCCGAGGCGGAGCCGTCGCTCGATGTCCTCTACAGCGACGAGGACCGACTGGACTCCGCGGGCCGACGCACGGCGCCGTTCTTCAAGCCGGACTGGTCTCCGGACCTGCTGCGCTCGGTGAACTACGTCTGCCACTTCCTCTTCGCCCGGCGGCGGTTGATTGAAGCGGTGGGCGGCGTGCGCGAGGGCTTCGACGGCTCGCAGGACTTCGACCTGATGCTGCGGCTGAGCGAGGCGGCGCGTGGCATCGGCCATGTGCCCCAGGTGCTGTACCACTGGCGCGCCAACCCGGCGTCCTTCTCCAGTCAGGCGGCGGGGCTGGCCAAGGCGACGGACGCGGGCGAGCGCGCGCTGCGAGAACACCTGGAGCGCAAGGGCGAGTCGGCCGAGGTGTCCAGCCCCGCGCCCACGCAGTACCGGGTGCGCTATCCGGTGAAGGGCACGCCGAAGGTGTCCATCATCGTCCCGTTCAAGGACCGGCCCGACCTGCTGGAGCTCCTGGTTCCGGGGCTGCTGTCGCGCACCACGTATCCTCACTTCGAGGTGCTGCTGGTCTCCAACAACAGCACGAAGCCGGAGACCTTCGCGCTGCTGGAGCGGCTGACGGACCCTCGGCTGGTGAAGCTCACCTGGGACTTCCCCTTCAACTACCCGGCCATCAACAACTGGGCGGCGAAGCAGGCCACGGGCGAGCTGCTGCTCTTCCTCAACAACGACATGGAGGTGGTGGACCCGGGCTGGCTCACGGAGCTGGTGTCGCAGGCGCAGCGGCCCGAGGTGGGCGCGGTGGGCTGCAAGCTGCTCTTCCCCGAGGGCACCGTGCAGCACGCGGGCGCGGTGGTGGGCATCACCGGCATGGCGGGGCACCCGTTCTGGCGGCTGCCGGACGGCCCCATCTCCACGCCCTTCGGCCACACCGAGTGGACGCGCAACTGGCTGTCCGTCACCAGCGCGTGCGTCATCTTCCGGCGCGACGTCTTCGAGGGCCTGGGCGGCTTCGACGAGCGCTTCCAGGTCTGTGGCAGCGACGTGGACATCGGCCTGCGGCTGAACCAGCGCGGCCTTCGCGTGGTGTACACGCCGCACGCGCGCCTCATCCACCACGAGTCCGCCAGCCGCCGCGCGGACGCCGTGCCGGAGTCCGACTACTGGTGGTCCTACGTCTCCTATCGGCCCTGGCTGGGGGAGCGGGGTGACCCCTTCTACAACCCGAACCTCTCGCTGCTCGGCACGGACTGCTCGCTCCGGCGCCACCCGGAGACGGGCGAGACGCTGGCCCTGCGCACGCTGACGCACGACGTGCCCAGCGCGCAGGACCCGGCCATGGAGGCCCGGGCCCGGGCCCAGCGCCATCTGGTGGAGCACCTGGGGGAGCTGGACTTCACGCCCGAGCAGGCGGCGGCGTCACGTGACTCGGCGAGAGCGGCCCTCACGGCGCTGCGCGCGCGCGGGAAGGTGCGCACGGCCACGTGGTTCATCCCCGCGTTCGGCCACGTCTACGCGGGCATCCACACGCTGTTCCGCTTCGCGGACCTGATGCACCGGCGTCACGGCGTGCGGAGCGACTTCGTCGTCTACGACAAGCCGGGCGCGAGCCCCGGTGACTTCGAGGCGAGGGCGGCCAGTGTGTTCCCCGGCGCGGCCGGGGCCTTCCGCGTGCTGGCGGGAGCGTCCGCGCTGGCGGAGCTGCCCGAGTGCGACCTGGCCATCGCCACGTATTGGACGTCCGCGTATCAGGTGCTGCGCCATCCTCGCGCCGCGGTGCGCGCGTACTTCGTGCAGGACTACGAGCCGATGTTCTTCGCGGCCGGTACCCAGTCCGCGCTCGCGGAGCAGACCTATCAGCTGGGGCTGCAGGGCATCTTCAACACGCCGGGCCTGCGCGACACGGTGAAGGCGCTGCACGGCATGGATGGTTTCGCCTTCGAGCCCGCCGTGGACGCGGCGCTCTTCCATGACCGGCGTCCGGCGCGGAAGGGGCCGGTGCGGGTGTTCTTCTACGGACGGCCCGGCAACGAGCGCAACGGCTTCGAGCTGGGGCTCGCGGCGCTGGCGCGGCTCAAGCGGGAGCTGGGGCCGGCGGTGGACATCATCACCGCGGGCGCCGAGTGGCATCCGGAGTCGTACGGCGTCCGGGGCCTGGTGACGAACCTGGGCGTGTTGCCCGCGGAGCGCACGGCGGCGCTCTACCGGGAATGCGACGTGGGTCTGTGCTTCATGTTCACCCGCCATCCTTCCTACCTGCCCCTGGAGATGATGGCGTGCGGCGTGACGGTGGTGACCAATGACAATCCCGCGAACCACTGGTTGCTGGAAGACGGGGAGAACTGTCTGCTGTCCGCGCCGACGGTGAGCTGCGTGCTCGCGCGGCTGCGCGCGGCCGTGACGGATGCCTCGCTGCGCGCGCGAATCGGTGCGCGCGCGGCCCAGCGCGTGCGCCGCACCAGTTGGGAGGAACAGGTGGACCTGCTGCTTGAATATCTGCTGGCACCAGACGTCGGGAGCGCGCGCGCCGCCGTCAAGTGA
- a CDS encoding ABC transporter ATP-binding protein, protein MQEPLDAIVLRDVVKSFRKRTIRGEYTTFKSELLRWLRGKNKPKDGGLITALRGINLRIPRGKTVAIIGRNGSGKSTLLKLITGIYTPTSGVMEINGRISALLDLGAGFHPDFSGRENILINGIILGMTRAEVRERMDDIIAFSELGEFIDEPVRTYSSGMYMRLAFAVATHVDPDILIVDEILAVGDEHFSKKSLAKMTEFKKRGKTIVLVTHDLGTVEKWCDEVAWIDGGYIRRVGRPSDVVAEYKQAIALAEAQSATFTPPALTEDGGALPQVNAPVEDGPVRLSGLRLMSPGGAEMSRLSPEVAVEVCVDFSVQGPCADLEFEVSLQSPEGRALYETSTRVESVPLPKELPSSGRMRFVLERLGLLAGTYVCVVSARTAQGVSRERCTFEVNSSVAERGVFRPAHHWVVEPAAVQIAPALAGGGRP, encoded by the coding sequence ATGCAGGAACCCCTCGACGCCATAGTGCTGCGCGATGTCGTGAAGAGCTTCCGGAAGAGGACCATCCGGGGCGAGTACACGACCTTCAAGTCCGAGCTGCTGCGCTGGTTGCGCGGCAAGAACAAGCCGAAGGACGGTGGGCTCATCACCGCGCTGCGCGGCATCAACCTGCGCATCCCCCGCGGCAAGACGGTGGCCATCATCGGCCGCAACGGCTCCGGCAAGAGCACGCTGCTCAAGCTCATCACCGGCATCTACACGCCCACCTCGGGCGTGATGGAGATCAACGGCCGCATCTCCGCGCTGCTGGACCTGGGCGCGGGCTTCCATCCGGACTTCTCCGGCCGGGAGAACATCCTCATCAACGGCATCATCCTCGGCATGACGCGCGCGGAAGTGCGCGAGCGGATGGATGACATCATCGCCTTCAGCGAGCTGGGCGAGTTCATCGACGAGCCGGTGCGCACGTACTCCAGCGGCATGTACATGCGCCTGGCGTTCGCGGTGGCCACGCACGTGGACCCGGACATCCTCATCGTCGACGAGATCCTCGCGGTGGGCGACGAGCACTTCAGCAAGAAGAGCCTCGCGAAGATGACGGAGTTCAAGAAGCGCGGGAAGACCATCGTCCTGGTGACGCACGACCTGGGCACCGTGGAGAAGTGGTGCGACGAGGTCGCGTGGATCGACGGTGGCTACATCCGCCGCGTGGGTCGCCCCTCGGACGTCGTCGCCGAGTACAAGCAGGCCATCGCCCTGGCGGAGGCGCAGTCGGCCACCTTCACGCCGCCCGCGCTGACGGAGGACGGTGGCGCGCTGCCGCAGGTCAACGCACCCGTCGAGGACGGTCCCGTGCGCCTCTCCGGCCTGCGGCTGATGTCGCCGGGCGGCGCGGAGATGTCGCGGCTGTCCCCCGAGGTGGCGGTGGAGGTCTGCGTGGACTTCTCCGTCCAGGGCCCGTGCGCGGACCTGGAGTTCGAGGTGTCGCTCCAGTCCCCGGAGGGCCGCGCGCTCTACGAGACGAGCACGCGCGTGGAGTCCGTGCCGCTGCCGAAGGAGCTGCCGTCCTCCGGGCGGATGCGCTTCGTCCTGGAGCGGCTGGGCCTGCTGGCGGGCACGTACGTGTGTGTGGTGTCGGCTCGCACGGCGCAAGGCGTGTCCCGCGAGCGCTGCACCTTCGAGGTGAACTCCTCGGTGGCCGAGCGAGGGGTGTTCCGTCCCGCCCACCACTGGGTGGTGGAGCCCGCCGCGGTGCAGATCGCGCCCGCGCTCGCGGGGGGGGGCCGTCCCTAG